One window of the Dermacentor andersoni chromosome 10, qqDerAnde1_hic_scaffold, whole genome shotgun sequence genome contains the following:
- the LOC126544766 gene encoding uncharacterized protein — protein MTPGGKPCDPALGFDAATKLHGHICLPNMRRLILVVLFGAAGLLATLYTTSTVERLVTPLTPNGFPESSAPATPPAEALSDLNWTACPAGKDITAERHFRLWDEKLAHALRLSAKGLPRTENESWHAVTEHIHVFSAFVATDKRRKIIVSSLVRSHEPKSNGTPVQHPPLQCIIRTSNETITHKAHIRIMWTYFNPSFKNALITCRSPNGTRPADDYIQVAIAARVSNATSFHWLKLHYLPKESNGTCCAVCVRPLFGAVSLWKIVEFIAHYRVAGARTFYFYDLNMNSNLKLLLAWMQSMGVDLTLVPFKLIVDTTAEHQHVHAHGQMPALYDCIFRSLSKMEYYVHVDIDELMVALPNFSIQAFVQNAQRKSKVSFGSFVLPSRFHCAEYPRNLRYSSYKLLPLQTRLFAYHTVYMNDEGVTKYIARSRTVCEPAVHQVKKHCGRATEYLIDSSQAFIKHYRQCCDLAPSSHHAKVSKMWTVTLVSADSSFTELSARIEDETITKALRRLMA, from the exons ATGACCCCAGGGGGGAAGCCGTGCGACCCGGCCCTCGGCTTCGACGCAGCTACAAAGCTACACGGACATATCTGTCTACCGAATA TGCGACGGCTGATACTAGTGGTCCTGTTTGGCGCTGCGGGCTTGCTAGCCACATTGTACACCACGTCTACCGTGGAGCGCCTGGTGACACCGCTGACGCCTAACGGATTTCCGGAATCATCTGCTCCTGCAACGCCACCTGCCGAAGCTTTGTCGGACCTGAACT GGACAGCCTGTCCAGCCGGGAAAGACATTACAGCGGAGCGCCACTTCAGACTGTGGGACGAAAAGCTCGCCCACGCGCTCCGCCTTTCGGCGAAAGGACTTCCGAGGACAGAGAACGAGTCGTGGCACGCCGTCACCGAACACATCCACGTCTTCTCCGCCTTCGTCGCCACCGACAAGAGGCGCAAAATCATAGTCAGCAGCCTCGTGCGGAGCCATGAGCCGAAATCTAACGGCACTCCCGTCCAACACCCACCTCTGCAGTGCATTATTCGGACCTCGAACGAGACAATCACACACAAAGCCCACATTCGAATAATGTGGACCTACTTTAACCCGAGCTTCAAGAATGCCTTGATCACGTGCCGGTCACCTAACGGTACAAGGCCAGCCGATGACTACATCCAGGTTGCAATCGCGGCTAGAGTTTCAAACGCGACATCGTTCCACTGGCTGAAGCTGCATTATCTACCGAAGGAATCTAATGGAACGTGTTGCGCCGTATGTGTTAGGCCGCTTTTCGGTGCTGTAAGCCTCTGGAAGATAGTTGAATTCATTGCACATTACAGGGTTGCGGGGGCGAGAACGTTCTACTTTTACGACCTCAATATGAACTCAAACTTGAAGCTCCTTCTCGCCTGGATGCAATCCATGGGAGTCGACCTGACCTTAGTCCCTTTCAAGCTTATTGTCGACACCACTGCCGAACACCAGCACGTCCATGCGCACGGCCAGATGCCTGCCCTGTACGACTGTATTTTCAGGTCCCTGTCCAAAATGGAGTACTACGTCCACGTGGACATCGACGAGCTAATGGTTGCACTGCCGAATTTCAGCATCCAGGCCTTTGTCCAGAATGCACAGCGCAAAAGCAAGGTTTCTTTCGGAAGCTTCGTGCTACCAAGCAGGTTCCATTGCGCTGAATACCCTCGAAACTTGCGCTACTCCAGCTACAAATTATTGCCCCTTCAGACGCGGCTGTTTGCCTACCACACCGTCTACATGAACGACGAGGGTGTCACTAAGTACATCGCTCGCTCCAGGACTGTCTGTGAGCCGGCTGTTCATCAAGTGAAAAAACACTGTGGACGAGCCACTGAGTACTTAATCGACAGTTCCCAGGCCTTCATCAAGCACTACAGACAGTGCTGCGATTTAGCGCCCTCGAGCCACCATGCCAAGGTCTCGAAAATGTGGACTGTTACTTTGGTGTCTGCTGACTCTTCGTTTACGGAGCTTTCCGCGCGTATTGAAGACGAAACGATAACGAAGGCGCTAAGAAGGCTGATGGCTTAA